One window of the Corticium candelabrum chromosome 7, ooCorCand1.1, whole genome shotgun sequence genome contains the following:
- the LOC134182179 gene encoding solute carrier family 52, riboflavin transporter, member 3-A-like encodes MYLAWFFAVLFGCGSWIAINGIWSESPVLWPLSPDCLHLASITTVVVQLANVGPVSYLLISRFMCKGRERQARTFTICVIYVLGVAACVQLSILWDRTSVLGGHRHSTALIVLIFVLGLVDCTSSVTFLPFMGQYPKEYLNWLYVGEGLSSLIPSCIALIQTSGVDKDNVTHPSQYNCSLSTVPTRFSPNTYFGFLTGLVLASAIGFLLLTYCGRSESSPVESNDQEQLPQTEDGPFLMNCCSSSTVEQNEKEQLIQTDGDHAVDSPVTRDNLQSSQQQTFWSRKLVVLLILVAWINCLFNGLIPSLSSYAFTPYGSADITVNVGMVAGTLTAFASLVLAWEDSTGKPAFATIVTMEVIATILGGYIIWIASPMCNSDRPLLGTKAGTAHMVLVNFFASVSAVYAKVAIAQGAKKLVGEKALLACGIATQIGSCIGAFTIFGFVTTGHFNQPTNCSHLLTVSVI; translated from the exons ATGTATTTAGCTTGGTTTTTTGCTGTTTTATTCGGGTGTGGGTCGTGGATAGCTATCAATGGTATATGGTCGGAATCGCCGGTTTTATGGCCTCTCTCACCAGACTGCCTTCACTTGGCCTCTATCACTACTGTCGTTGTCCAATTGGCCAATGTAGGACCAGTTAGTTACCTGCTTATCTCTCGCTTCATGTGCAAGGGAAGAGAACGTCAAGCACGAACGTTCACAATATGTGTGATCTATGTTTTGGGTGTGGCAGCTTGTGTTCAACTCTCGATATTGTGGGATAGGACTAGCGTGTTAGGAGGACACCGGCACAGTACTGCTCTTattgtgttgatttttgtCTTGGGTTTGGTGGATTGTACGTCATCAGTTACATTCCTGCCTTTTATGGGACAATACCCGAAAGAATATCTGAATTGGCTCTATGTGGgagaag GATTAAGTTCTCTCATTCCAAGTTGCATTGCTCTTATTCAAACTTCTGGTGTTGATAAAGACAACGTTACACATCCTAGTCAATACAACTGTTCCCTTTCTACGGTGCCAACACGGTTTTCACCGAACACATACTTTGGCTTCCTCACTGGTCTCGTTTTAGCCAGTGCTATCGGCTTCCTTCTTCTAACCTATTGTGGTAGGTCGGAGTCATCTCCTGTAGAGTCTAATGATCAAGAGCAACTGCCTCAAACAGAAGATGGACCATTTCTTATGAATTGTTGTAGTTCGTCTACTGTGGAACAGAATGAGAAAGAACAACTGATTCAGACAGATGGAGATCACGCTGTAGATAGCCCGGTGACAAGAGACAATCTTCAGtcatcacaacaacaaactttctGGTCGCGAAaacttgttgtattgttgattttggtggCATGGATAAACTGTTTGTTCAATGGCCTGATTCCTTCCCTATCCTCGTATGCATTTACTCCTTATGGATCAGCTGACATCACTGTTAACGTCGGTATGGTTGCTGGTACATTAACagcatttgcttctctcgtaCTGGCATGGGAGGATAGCACAGGCAAACCGGCTTTTGCCACAATAGTAACAATGGAAGTCATAGCAACTATTTTGGGTGGCTATATCATATGGATAGCATCACCAATGTGTAACAGTGATCGACCTCTGCTAGGAACCAAAGCAGGAACAGCACACATG GTTCTTGTTAACTTTTTCGCATCGGTGTCTGCAGTTTATGCTAAAGTAGCAATAGCACAAGGAGCAAAGAAGCTTGTTGGAGAGAAAGCTTTGCTAGCATGTGGCATAGCAACTCAGATCGGCTCGTGTATTGGAGCTTTCACAATATTCGGTTTCGTCACTACTGGCCATTTCAATCAACCAACAAACTGCTCACATTTGCTAACTGTTTCAGTGATTTGA